Sequence from the Tistrella bauzanensis genome:
GCGCAGCGCGCCATCTGCGGTGCTTTCCTCAAGCTCCAGAAAGCCCGCCGGCACGGTCCAGAAACCCTCGCGCGGGGCGATCGACCGGCGCGCTAGCAGCACCCGGTCTTCCCAGACGCACACCGCCCCCACCACCATGTTGGGGTTGCGGTAATGGATCGTGCCACATGCGGTGCAGACATGGCGCGGGCGGCTGTCGCCCTGCGGGATACGTCGGGCGATGCGGCCGCCGCAGGCTGAGCAGAATTCCAAGGGACGATGCCTCCGGCGGGCGGAACAGTAACGGACGATCAGGCAACAACAGTGACAGCGCCGCCGGGGCGGTTCAAGTGTTCAGCCCAGCAGCAGCGCGTCGTCCGACAACTCCTCGCCGCGCACGCGTTTGAACATCGCCAGAAGATCCTCGACCTTCAGCCCCTCGCGCTCGGGGCCTGAGACGTCGAACACCACCCGGCCCTCATGCAGCATCACGGTGCGTGAGCCGATCTCCAGCGCCTGTTTCATGCTGTGGGTCACCATCAGCGTGGTCAACCGGCCCTCCGCCACAATGTCGCGGGTCAACTCCAGCACGAAATCGGCGGTGCGCGGGTCGAGCGCCGCGGTGTGTTCGTCCAGCAGCAGGATCTTCATCGGCTGCAAGGTCGCCATCAGCAGGCTCACCGCCTGGCGTTGACCGCCCGACAGCAGGCCCATCCTGTCGCCAAGCCGCTTGTCGAGCCCAAGGTCCAGCCGCTTCAGGGCGGCCCGGAACCGGTCGCGGCGGTCGGCGCGCACCGCCCGGCCAAGCCCCCGCGTCGTGCCGCGCGCGAAGGCCAGCGCCAGGTTCTCCTCGATCGACAGCTTTTCGCAGGTGCCGGCCATCGGATCCTGGAACACCCGCGCCATCAGCCCGGCGCGGCGCCGTGCGGGCCAGCGGGTGACATCGGTGCCATCGATGACGATCCGGCCCTCATCGACCGAGGCCTCGCCCGACAGCGCGTTCAGGAAAGTGGACTTGCCGGCGCCGTTCGATCCGATCACGCAGACGAACTCGCCCTCGGCCATGGTCAGGTCCAGCCCGCGCAGAGCGCGGGTTTCCAGCGGCGTGCCGGGGTTGAAGGTCACGTGCAGGCTGCGTGCCTCGATCATGATCAGGATCTCCCGCGCGCGGCCGGGCGCCGGCGCTGGGCCAGCATCCGTGGCAGCACCATGGCCGCGGCCACCAGCACGGCGGTGACCAGATTGAGGTCCGATGCGGTCAGCCCCAGGAAGCCCGCATTCAGCGCCAGCGCCACCGCCACCCGATACAGGATGGCGCCGACGATGCAGGCCAGCACCGCCCGGCCGATGGTGCGGGTCGACATCACCGCCTCGCCGCCGATCACCGATGCCAGCCCGACCACGATGGTGCCGACACCCATGGTGACGTCGGCGCTGCCCTGCGACTGGGCGAACAGTGCCCCGCCCACGGCGACCAGCCCGTTCGACAGCGCCATGCCGGTCAGGGTCATGGCGGCGGTGTTGATGCCCTGGGCACGGGCCATGCGGGCATTGGCGCCGGTGGCGCGCATCGCCAGACCCATCTCGCTGTTCAGGAACCGCACCAGCAGCAGCATGGCGATGATCACCACCACGCCGAAGACCAGCGGTGTCATCAGGTAATAGGGCAGGCCCAGCGCCTCGAACGGCGTCAGCACCGTGGTCTCGCCCAGCAGCGCCACATTCGGCCGGCCCATGATCCTGAGATTGATCGAATACAGCGCGATCATCATCAGGATGCTGGCCAGCAGGTTCAGGATCTTCAGCCTGACGTTCAGCCAGGCGGTGATCGACCCCGCGACGCAGCCGGCCAGAAACGCCACCGCCGTCGCCAGAAACGGATCCCAGCCATTGACGATCGCCGTCGCCGAAACCGCCGCACCCAGCGGAAAACTGCCGTCGACCGTCAGGTCGGGAAAATCCAGGATGCGGAACGACAGATAGACGCCCAGCGCGACCAGCCCATAGACGAAGCCGGTCTCGATCGCGCCCATCCAGGCGATCATGCTCATAGCACCCCTCCCCCGGGGCTGCCGGCGCAGATCCGCACCGGATGGCTCACATGCACCATGTTGCAGGCATTCCCGTCTGCCATGTTTTCCGGAACAGAACACGCCCCGGCGCGGATATCCCCCGATCTCCGCGTCTCGCTCCGATCCGGGGCGGCGCTTCAGGCAGTGGTAGCCGATCCCCCGAACCACCGCAAGCCGTCCGCGAAACCCATACCAGAGCTGTAGAACAAATGAAACCAATTCGCCGATGCGTCATCCAATGATGAAACCTCTGCGATTGCCGCTGCCATAGCGGAGCCCCAACCGCGAACGCCGCCATGGAGGCTCCATGGCGGCGTTCGGCTGGCATGCCTGTTGTCGGACGCCGCTTACTTCACGACTTCCTTGGCATCGGCGATCACCGCCTCGGGGATGGTGACACCCATCTCCTTGGCCGAACCGGGGTTCAGGTACAGTTCCAGCTTCTCGACCGTCGAGGCTGGAATGTCGCCAGGATTGGCGCCGCCCAGGATCTTCGCAACCATCTCGCCGGTCTGATAGCCGACGTCGTAATAGTTGAAGCCCACCGCCGCGATGGCGCCACGACCGACCGAATTGGTATCGCCGGCATAGACCGGGATGTCGGCATCCTGGCCCACCTTCACCACACTCTCGATCGCCGAGACCACGGTGTTGTCGGTGGGCACATAGATGACGTCGACCTTGCCGACCAGCGAGCGCGCTGCGGTCAGCACGTCACTCGACTTGGTCGCGGCGGCCTTCGACACGGTCATGCCGTAATCGCCGGCGGTCTTCTCGATCAGATCCACCAGCGCCACGGCATTGGCTTCGCCGGGGTTGTAGATCACGCCCAGCCGCTTCGCGTCGGGGGTGATGCGGGTGATCAGTTCCAGATGCTTGCCCATCGGCGACAGGTCGGAGACGCCGGTGACATTGCCGCCGGGCTTCTCCATGTTGCTGATCAGCTTGGCGCCGACCGGGTCGGTCACGGCCGAGAACACCAGCGGGATGTCGCGGGTGGCGGCCGCCACCGCCTGGGCCGAGGGGGTTGCGATGGCAACGATGGCGTCCGGGCCGTCGCCCACGAATTTGCGCGCGATCTGGCCGGCGGTCGCTACATTGCCCTGGGCGTTCTGATAGTCCCATTCCAGGTTTTTGCCGACCTCCCAGCCGGCCGCCTTCAGCGCGTCCTGCACACCCTGGCGGGTCGCATCCAGCGCCGGATGCTCGACGATCTGCGTGATCGCGACCGATTTGGTCTCGGCGGCGACGCCGGAGCCGGCGGCCAGACCCGCAATGGCCAGCGCGGCAAGCGATGCCGCGACACGGGTGCCGCGCAGGCTGCGCAGACGAGTGAGACTGGTCATGAACTGACGCCCTTCCCTGATATCGTTGATGCCGCCATCCGGTGACGGTTCGGCCGGTCGCCCCACTCTCCCCGCGATAGGTCTCCCCGCGATGGGCGCCGGCATGGCGGGCGCGGGGCCACAGCCGGCCACGCGCGTGCTGGCACAAGGATGACCACGGCCCGCGCGGCCGGTCAAGCGCACCCGGCATGATCCCGCCCGCGACAGCGCCAGAGGCGGCCATGCGCGTCACACGACAACGCCGCCATCCGGATGGATGGCGGCGTTGTCGACATGCGTGGACCGGGCCGGCCATGGCCGGCCCGTCAGGGTGCAGCGGGGCTGATCAGGCGATGATATCGACCACCTGCCCGCGGCCGCTGGTTGGCAGCGGCGGGCGATTGCGCTCGGCATCGGCCTCAACCTTGCCCGCGGCGGGGACAGCCTCGATCGTCTGGCGGCCATCGCGATCGGCATAGCCCGCGACCTGCATCGGCGCCACGGTCTGGGCGTTCAGAAAGGCGGCGTTCGGCGACACCTGCATGGCGATCGACCTCCCGTCAACGGGACGCGCTCAATCAATGCCCGGCGCGTTCTCAGGCTTCTGGCTTCACATATCGTGTGCCGGCGCCTCCGGGTCAAGTGCCTGCATGCATTGACCTCCCGCGCTGTGGCGAGCGGCCCGCCCCGACGCCCGGTCCCGACAGGCTGACGCCATCCCGGCAGGGCAGGGCCGCCGTGTGACGTTGCCGCCACTCGCGCCCCGCGATTTTACATGCCACACTTGTCGCGTGACAGAGCCACCCCGGAACCGCCCGCAACCGCCCCGTGCCACCGCTCACCCGTGCCACCGCTCATCCGCCATCGGACCCCGAACCCGCCATGCATCAGGACCGCCCGGCAACCCTTGTTCGATCGCTGACCGTCGCGGCCGTGGTGGTGGGGGTGATCCTGGCGGGGTTGGTGGTGATCCAGGGATGGCGCTCGCACACCGCCGCGATGCATGATGCCGGCCGACGCGCCACCGGGCTGGCCCTGCTGCTGGCCGAACATGCCGCCCGCTCCATGGATGCCGTGGACATCGAAATGGCGCGGGTGGAAGACCAGATCCGGGCGCAGGACAGCCTGCCCGACCGTCTGAATCGGGCATGGTTCGACCGGCTGACCCGCATCGCCGCCGACACGCCGCAGATCAAGGCCTTGTGGCTGGTCGATCCCGCAGGCCAGGTCGTCCAGCTCACCCATGGCTTTCCGGCACCCGTGATTTCGGTCGCCGACCGCACCTATTTCGCCCGCGCCATTGCCGGCACCGGCGGGCTGCTGATGGATCCGCCGGTTCTGGGGGAGGTCACCGGGGCCTGGTATGTGCCGACGGCCCGCGCGGTTCGAGGCACGGATGGCCGGCTGATCGGTGTGGTCGGGGCGGCGGTCGATCCCGCCTATTTCATCCGGGTCTATCGCTCGGTCGATGTGGGCGATGCCGGCCGGCTGCTGCTGCTGGATGGCGACGGCCGCAAGCTGGGTGCCGTGCCCGACGGGCGTCCGCCGCGCGCCGACGAGGACCTGCCGCTCGCCCCCGACGCGATCCCGGCCAGCGGCGCCCCGCCGGTGGTGGCGGCCAATCCCGCCGGCCTTGGGCGCGCCTGGGTCGATCCGGCACGCATCGACCCAGGCCTGGCGATGACCGATCCCGATGACGGGGTGGCACGGATCTATGGCACCGCCGATGTGCCCGGGCGGCCGCTGGTGGTGGCGGCGGGCCTGAGCGTCGCCGACATCCGCACCGACTGGGCGGCCGGGCGGGCAACCGACCTTGCCCTGCTGGCGGCGATGGTTCTGGTGCTGGCGCTGACGCTCGCCTTCCTCCGCACGCGCATCGTGGCGCCGGTCGCGCGATTGCATGCGGCGGTCGCCGATCTGGGGCCGGGGCGGATCACCGCCCCCCTGCCCGTGGTGGGGGGCGCGCGTGAGATCGTGGAACTGGCCGCGGGCATCGAGGCGATGCGCGCGGCACTCGATCGCAACACCCGCAGCCTGGAAGACAAAGTCGCGCTGCGCACCGCCGAGGCCACCGCCCGCGGCGCGCTGCTCGACAGTGCGTTTTCGGCACTGGGTCAGGGCATCGCGATCTTCGACCCGGACCTGTTCCTGATCGCCTGCAACCGCCAATATCTGGACCTGCTGGGGCTGCCTCCCGATGCCGCGCGCCCGGGCACGCCGCTGGCCGCCATCGCCGCCGCCGCCCTGCCCGAGACCCTGCCCGACGAGGCACGGGCACCACGGATCGCCCGCCGGCTGGAGCTTGCCCGCAATCGCGCGCCGGCCAGCCTGATGGAGCGCACGGCCAGCGGCCGGGTGATCGAGATCGCCCACAACCCGATCCCCGATGGCGGATCGGTCGCGATCTACAAGGACGTGACCGAGGCCCAGCAGATCGAGAAGGCCTTGCGCGACAGCGAGTGGCGCTATCGCCTGCTGGCCGAGAACGCCGGCGATCTGATCCTGCGCCAGAGCCCCGACGGCACCATTCTGTATGCCTCGCCCGCGGCCCATGGCCTGCTGGGGATGGAGCCGGACACATTGATCGGCCGCAGGCTGGCCGATCTGGTCGTTCCTGAGGACAGCGGCATTCTGGCCCAGCATATGACGGCGCTGGACGATCAGGGGCGGCACCGGGCGACGCTGCGCCTGCGCCATGCGACCGGGCGGCCGGTCTGGGTCGAGGCAGGGGCGCGCATGATCCGCCATGCCCGCACCGGCGCGCCCA
This genomic interval carries:
- a CDS encoding ABC transporter ATP-binding protein, which gives rise to MIEARSLHVTFNPGTPLETRALRGLDLTMAEGEFVCVIGSNGAGKSTFLNALSGEASVDEGRIVIDGTDVTRWPARRRAGLMARVFQDPMAGTCEKLSIEENLALAFARGTTRGLGRAVRADRRDRFRAALKRLDLGLDKRLGDRMGLLSGGQRQAVSLLMATLQPMKILLLDEHTAALDPRTADFVLELTRDIVAEGRLTTLMVTHSMKQALEIGSRTVMLHEGRVVFDVSGPEREGLKVEDLLAMFKRVRGEELSDDALLLG
- a CDS encoding ABC transporter permease encodes the protein MSMIAWMGAIETGFVYGLVALGVYLSFRILDFPDLTVDGSFPLGAAVSATAIVNGWDPFLATAVAFLAGCVAGSITAWLNVRLKILNLLASILMMIALYSINLRIMGRPNVALLGETTVLTPFEALGLPYYLMTPLVFGVVVIIAMLLLVRFLNSEMGLAMRATGANARMARAQGINTAAMTLTGMALSNGLVAVGGALFAQSQGSADVTMGVGTIVVGLASVIGGEAVMSTRTIGRAVLACIVGAILYRVAVALALNAGFLGLTASDLNLVTAVLVAAAMVLPRMLAQRRRPAARGRS
- a CDS encoding ABC transporter substrate-binding protein, with the translated sequence MTSLTRLRSLRGTRVAASLAALAIAGLAAGSGVAAETKSVAITQIVEHPALDATRQGVQDALKAAGWEVGKNLEWDYQNAQGNVATAGQIARKFVGDGPDAIVAIATPSAQAVAAATRDIPLVFSAVTDPVGAKLISNMEKPGGNVTGVSDLSPMGKHLELITRITPDAKRLGVIYNPGEANAVALVDLIEKTAGDYGMTVSKAAATKSSDVLTAARSLVGKVDVIYVPTDNTVVSAIESVVKVGQDADIPVYAGDTNSVGRGAIAAVGFNYYDVGYQTGEMVAKILGGANPGDIPASTVEKLELYLNPGSAKEMGVTIPEAVIADAKEVVK